In one Nocardioides sp. NBC_00368 genomic region, the following are encoded:
- a CDS encoding LacI family DNA-binding transcriptional regulator yields the protein MAVPRSGGHISAAPPTLADVAELAGVSRQTVSNAVNNPDLLRADTLARVQDAIDKLGYQPNRAARSLRTRASHLIGLRMPALQEGTANAMMDRFVHTFVEAAAETGYHVLLFYGDPADPLDGYDELLRSTAVDAFVVTDTHLGGQQTTWLQSRRARFVSFGRPWTQPDAKHPWVDVDLAYGAEIATEHLIERGHSKIAWIGWHKDSLLGEERRSGWIHAMHTHGLSTTGLASRTEDSISSGKAAADAILDETEPTALVCASDTLAMGVLHSLFERRLRLGEDVAVVGFDDSQVAQTVPPGITSVRPPLEEAARELVKALEELLATPSYAAPGVMLKPALTVRGSS from the coding sequence GTGGCGGTGCCGCGTTCCGGCGGTCATATCTCGGCCGCTCCGCCGACCCTGGCGGACGTCGCGGAGCTGGCCGGCGTGTCCCGCCAGACCGTGTCCAACGCGGTCAACAACCCTGACCTGCTGCGCGCCGACACCCTGGCCCGCGTTCAGGACGCGATCGACAAGCTCGGCTACCAGCCCAACCGTGCGGCCCGGAGCCTGCGGACACGAGCCAGCCATCTGATCGGCCTGAGGATGCCCGCCCTCCAGGAGGGCACGGCCAACGCGATGATGGACCGGTTCGTGCACACCTTCGTCGAGGCCGCGGCCGAGACCGGCTATCACGTGCTCCTCTTCTACGGAGACCCTGCCGACCCGCTCGACGGCTACGACGAGCTGCTCAGGTCGACGGCGGTCGACGCGTTCGTGGTGACCGACACCCACCTCGGCGGCCAGCAGACGACCTGGCTGCAGTCCCGGCGCGCACGGTTCGTCTCCTTCGGACGCCCCTGGACCCAGCCCGACGCCAAGCACCCCTGGGTCGACGTCGACCTCGCCTACGGTGCCGAGATCGCCACCGAGCACCTGATCGAGCGCGGCCACTCCAAGATCGCCTGGATCGGCTGGCACAAGGACTCCCTCCTCGGTGAGGAGCGGCGCAGCGGCTGGATCCACGCGATGCACACCCACGGCCTCTCGACCACCGGGCTGGCCTCGCGCACCGAGGACTCGATCAGCTCGGGCAAGGCCGCCGCCGACGCGATCCTCGACGAGACCGAGCCGACCGCGCTGGTCTGTGCCTCCGACACGCTGGCGATGGGCGTGCTCCACTCCCTTTTCGAGCGGCGCCTGCGGCTCGGTGAGGATGTCGCGGTCGTCGGGTTCGACGACTCCCAGGTCGCGCAGACGGTGCCGCCGGGCATCACGTCCGTACGTCCTCCGCTGGAGGAGGCCGCGCGCGAGCTGGTCAAGGCGCTCGAGGAGCTGCTGGCCACTCCGTCCTACGCCGCGCCCGGCGTGATGCTGAAACCGGCCCTGACCGTCCGCGGGTCTTCATAG
- the radA gene encoding DNA repair protein RadA, whose product MATARSSKRATYRCSECGWETGKWVGRCGECQAWGSVAETAAPIGRTPAAPVSTAAVPIGKVSVTESERRTSGVPELDRVLGGGLVPGAAILLAGEPGVGKSTLLLEVAAQTARYGRRALYVTGEESASQVRLRADRTNAIQDELYLAAETDLGAVLTHIEETRPDLIVVDSVQTIGASGVEGVPGGVTQVREVAAALIRVAKTRNITTVVVGHVTKDGAIAGPRVLEHLVDVVLHFEGARDSRFRMVRAMKNRFGPVDEVGCFDLSSEGIVAVTDPSGLFVETHHVSVPGTCVTVTMEGRRPLLAEIQALTVLGAEERAKRTTSGLDGSRLAMILAVLQRHARVGLSGRDVFASTVGGARISDPAADLAMALAVASSHTGTPTPRGVVALGEIGLAGELRRVRDLDQRLSEAARLGFTVAVVPADPGTPVPNRPNERDVDGMRVFEVHSISAALEFLRLV is encoded by the coding sequence ATGGCTACCGCACGATCGTCCAAACGCGCCACCTACCGCTGCTCGGAGTGCGGCTGGGAGACCGGGAAGTGGGTCGGTCGCTGCGGCGAGTGCCAGGCCTGGGGGTCGGTCGCCGAGACGGCGGCCCCGATCGGACGTACGCCGGCGGCCCCCGTCTCCACCGCCGCGGTGCCGATCGGGAAGGTGTCGGTGACCGAGTCGGAACGGCGTACGTCGGGGGTGCCGGAGCTCGACCGGGTGCTCGGCGGCGGGCTGGTGCCGGGGGCCGCCATCCTGCTGGCGGGCGAGCCGGGCGTCGGGAAGTCGACGCTGCTGCTCGAGGTGGCGGCGCAGACGGCGCGCTACGGACGCCGGGCGCTCTATGTGACGGGCGAGGAGTCCGCCTCGCAGGTGCGCCTGCGGGCCGACCGGACCAACGCGATCCAGGACGAGCTCTATCTGGCCGCCGAGACCGACCTCGGTGCCGTGCTGACCCACATCGAGGAGACCCGGCCCGACCTGATCGTGGTCGACTCGGTGCAGACCATCGGCGCCTCCGGGGTCGAGGGTGTTCCCGGTGGCGTGACCCAGGTGCGCGAGGTGGCGGCGGCGCTGATCCGAGTCGCCAAGACCCGCAACATCACCACCGTCGTGGTCGGCCACGTGACCAAGGACGGGGCGATCGCCGGGCCGCGGGTGCTGGAGCACCTGGTCGACGTGGTCCTCCACTTCGAGGGTGCCCGCGACTCCCGGTTCCGGATGGTGCGGGCGATGAAGAACCGCTTCGGCCCGGTCGACGAGGTGGGCTGCTTCGACCTGTCCTCGGAGGGCATCGTCGCGGTCACCGACCCGTCCGGGCTCTTCGTGGAGACCCATCACGTCTCGGTACCCGGCACGTGCGTCACCGTGACGATGGAGGGGCGCCGCCCGCTGCTCGCCGAGATCCAGGCGCTGACCGTGCTGGGTGCGGAGGAGCGGGCGAAGCGTACGACCTCGGGGTTGGACGGCTCCCGGCTCGCGATGATCCTCGCCGTGCTGCAGCGACACGCACGGGTCGGCCTCTCGGGCCGTGACGTGTTCGCCTCGACCGTCGGCGGGGCCCGGATCAGCGATCCGGCCGCCGACCTGGCGATGGCGCTCGCGGTCGCCTCCAGCCACACCGGCACACCGACGCCACGCGGGGTGGTGGCACTGGGGGAGATCGGCCTGGCCGGCGAGCTGCGGCGGGTGCGCGATCTCGACCAGCGGCTCTCTGAGGCGGCGCGGCTGGGGTTCACCGTCGCGGTCGTCCCAGCCGACCCGGGCACTCCGGTGCCCAACCGCCCCAATGAGCGCGATGTCGACGGCATGCGTGTCTTTGAGGTCCACAGCATCAGTGCCGCGCTGGAATTCCTCCGCTTGGTGTGA
- the disA gene encoding DNA integrity scanning diadenylate cyclase DisA, which produces MPADRTADSLRLRETLALIAPGTPLRDGLERILRGRTGALIVLGHDKMVDAISTGGFTLDVPFTSTGLRELAKMDGAIIVDDSLSRIVQAAVHLMPDHTIPSTETGTRHRTADRVAKQTGHPVISVSQSMQIIAAYVGQTRHVLEDSGQILSRANQALATLERYKLRLDEVASTLSALEIEDLVTVRDVAVVAQRLEMVTRIAREIEDYVLELGTDGRLLSLQLEELITGVDAEREMVIRDYLPRGRRARSPEELLAELEALNSAELVDPAATARVLGLTTSDALDGAVAPRGYRLLAKVPRLPPAVVDRLVDHFGTLQKLLSASVDDLQAVEGVGELRARSVREGLSRLAESTILERYV; this is translated from the coding sequence GTGCCCGCCGACCGCACCGCGGACTCACTCCGACTGCGCGAGACGCTCGCTCTGATCGCGCCCGGAACACCGCTGCGTGACGGGCTCGAGCGCATCCTTCGCGGCCGCACCGGCGCGCTGATCGTGCTCGGCCACGACAAGATGGTCGATGCCATCTCGACCGGTGGTTTCACGCTGGACGTGCCGTTCACCTCCACCGGCCTGCGCGAGCTCGCCAAGATGGACGGGGCGATCATCGTCGACGACTCGCTGAGCCGCATCGTGCAGGCCGCGGTCCACCTGATGCCCGACCACACCATCCCCTCGACCGAGACCGGCACCCGGCACCGCACCGCCGACCGGGTCGCGAAGCAGACCGGTCACCCGGTGATCTCGGTGTCCCAGTCGATGCAGATCATCGCTGCGTACGTCGGACAGACCCGCCACGTCCTGGAGGACTCCGGCCAGATCCTCTCCCGCGCCAACCAGGCGCTGGCGACGCTGGAGCGCTACAAGCTCCGACTCGACGAGGTGGCGTCCACCCTGTCGGCGCTGGAGATCGAGGACCTTGTGACCGTGCGCGACGTCGCCGTCGTCGCCCAGCGCCTCGAGATGGTCACCCGCATCGCCCGTGAGATCGAGGACTACGTGCTCGAGCTCGGCACCGACGGCCGGCTGCTGTCCCTCCAGCTGGAGGAGCTCATCACCGGCGTCGACGCTGAGCGCGAGATGGTCATCCGCGACTACCTCCCCCGCGGCCGCCGCGCGCGTTCGCCTGAGGAGCTCCTCGCCGAGCTCGAGGCGCTCAACTCCGCAGAGCTCGTCGACCCCGCCGCCACCGCCCGGGTCCTGGGCCTGACCACTTCGGATGCGTTGGACGGCGCCGTCGCCCCGCGCGGCTACCGCCTCCTCGCGAAGGTCCCCCGGCTCCCACCCGCCGTGGTCGACCGCCTCGTCGACCACTTCGGCACCCTGCAGAAGCTCCTCTCCGCCAGCGTCGACGACCTCCAGGCCGTCGAGGGCGTCGGCGAGCTCCGCGCCCGCTCCGTCCGCGAGGGCCTCTCCCGCCTGGCCGAGTCCACCATCCTCGAACGCTACGTCTGA
- a CDS encoding NAD(P)/FAD-dependent oxidoreductase, whose protein sequence is MGTEQIVVIGAGLAAVSAIEALRDEGYAGRLTLVGKEPELPYERPQLSKDFLSGAKEFKLSHDKAWFAEKDVTVLTGTTATALNLDGGTVTLDNGEELPFDQLLLATGADPKTPPIPGVENAMTLRTVEDARRLKEAIEPGTRVVAVGGGWIGLEVAASVTALGGKAVVLEAAAQPLLNVLGPTLAEHVAALHTRHGVEVHTGTTVEAIEPGLVRTSAGEIAADIVLVAVGAAPATSLAADAGLEVGDGVVVDERLRTSDPRVFAAGDVALAKHTALGPLRVEHWDNAIKQGRLVARSMLGKDGAYDWQPYFFTDQFEFSMEYVGRSAPEDEVILRGNTEGDEFIAYWRRGATVTAGMNVGIWDVNDKLRELVGTDADPDQLTESP, encoded by the coding sequence ATGGGAACTGAGCAGATCGTCGTCATCGGTGCTGGTCTCGCGGCTGTCAGCGCCATCGAGGCCCTTCGCGACGAGGGGTACGCCGGCCGCCTGACCCTGGTGGGGAAGGAGCCGGAGCTGCCCTACGAGCGCCCGCAGCTCTCCAAGGACTTCCTCTCCGGAGCCAAGGAGTTCAAGCTCTCCCACGACAAGGCGTGGTTCGCCGAGAAGGACGTCACCGTCCTGACCGGCACCACCGCGACCGCCCTGAACCTGGACGGCGGCACCGTCACGCTCGACAACGGCGAGGAACTGCCCTTCGACCAGCTGCTCCTGGCCACCGGGGCCGACCCGAAGACGCCGCCGATCCCGGGCGTCGAGAACGCGATGACCCTCCGCACCGTCGAGGACGCCCGCCGCCTCAAGGAGGCGATCGAGCCCGGCACCCGGGTGGTCGCGGTCGGCGGCGGCTGGATCGGGCTCGAGGTCGCGGCGTCGGTGACCGCGCTCGGCGGGAAGGCGGTCGTGCTCGAGGCGGCCGCGCAGCCGCTGCTCAACGTCCTCGGCCCGACGCTCGCCGAGCACGTCGCCGCCCTCCACACCCGTCATGGGGTCGAGGTCCACACCGGGACGACGGTCGAGGCGATCGAGCCCGGTCTCGTACGCACCAGCGCCGGCGAGATCGCCGCCGACATCGTGCTCGTCGCCGTCGGTGCGGCACCGGCCACGAGCCTGGCCGCGGACGCGGGTCTCGAGGTCGGCGACGGCGTGGTGGTCGACGAGCGGCTGCGTACGTCTGATCCGCGCGTCTTCGCCGCGGGCGACGTCGCGCTCGCGAAGCACACCGCGCTCGGCCCGCTGCGGGTCGAGCACTGGGACAACGCGATCAAACAGGGTCGGCTGGTGGCCCGGTCGATGCTGGGCAAGGACGGCGCCTACGACTGGCAGCCCTACTTCTTCACCGACCAGTTCGAGTTCTCGATGGAGTACGTCGGCCGCTCCGCCCCCGAGGACGAGGTGATCCTCCGCGGGAACACCGAGGGTGACGAGTTCATCGCCTACTGGCGGCGCGGTGCCACCGTCACCGCCGGGATGAACGTCGGGATCTGGGACGTCAACGACAAGCTCCG